The following proteins are encoded in a genomic region of Thermococcus henrietii:
- a CDS encoding 50S ribosomal protein L6: MPIDAWVREEVEIPEGVEVTVEGNTVKVKGPKGELQRELKYPGVKIFTEDGKVVVYKEFPRKKDIAIARTFKAHIANMIKGVTEGFTYKLKVVYSHFPVTVKVQGDEVVIENFLGEKNPRRAKILPGVTVKVRGQEILVEGIDKEAVGQTAANIEQATRITKWDRRVFQDGIYIVDKAGKPIKF; this comes from the coding sequence ATGCCGATAGACGCGTGGGTAAGGGAAGAGGTTGAGATCCCAGAGGGAGTCGAGGTCACCGTCGAGGGAAACACCGTCAAGGTCAAGGGTCCCAAGGGTGAGCTCCAGAGGGAGCTCAAGTACCCGGGCGTTAAGATATTCACCGAGGACGGCAAGGTCGTTGTTTACAAGGAGTTCCCGAGGAAGAAGGACATCGCCATCGCCAGAACCTTCAAGGCCCACATAGCCAACATGATTAAGGGCGTCACCGAGGGCTTCACCTACAAGCTCAAAGTGGTCTACAGCCACTTCCCGGTCACCGTCAAGGTCCAGGGCGACGAGGTCGTCATCGAGAACTTCCTCGGTGAGAAGAACCCGAGGAGGGCCAAAATCCTCCCGGGCGTTACCGTCAAGGTTCGCGGTCAGGAGATACTCGTCGAGGGCATAGACAAGGAAGCCGTCGGCCAGACCGCGGCCAACATCGAGCAGGCCACGAGGATAACGAAGTGGGACAGGCGTGTCTTCCAGGATGGTATTTACATAGTTGATAAGGCTGGCAAGCCGATAAAGTTCTGA